From Oxobacter pfennigii, a single genomic window includes:
- a CDS encoding ABC transporter ATP-binding protein yields the protein MISMMKAIRKLGDKDSRRLISPIVLSVFDSLLNSCMYGVMLFVLLDLAQGQFQTENLKGYVLVLVTVFLLRCIVQAISFTQAQCLGPDISYRLRITLGNHIRSLNLGYFNKNSIGKLSGTLLTDVNDFETIVTHCLCDFIKVISFTALSMIAAVLINWKFGLAIALLVLIAFPFLRLSGKVSERNYEKLRNANHNVVSRIVEYISGIKTFHLYTLIGSRFRRLDDALQNLRRESIRTEISILPAALSFSSITAMIVPVALILGTWFLTAQHMNAASFLLFVLLAISISSMMTVLSSLYPQVRSISRAADNILSVLGEKPLPYEAEKPDFKNYEISFHDVSFGYTKESSVLHNLSFTARPGTTTALIGPSGSGKTTIISLIARFWDVTEGSITICYEDIRKIMPDTLAHQMAIVFQDVYLLQDTVINNIKIGNPSATKEEIVAAAKAAHCHDFIMEMENGYDTMIGEGGSTLSGGEKQRISIARALLRNAPIVLLDETTSSLDADNEKEIQHAFDHLMKGKTVLVIAHRLKTIINADNILVLDKGHIRESGTHDELMHRNGWYAHMIEEQRKAEQWSVQN from the coding sequence ATGATTTCCATGATGAAAGCAATTCGTAAACTTGGCGATAAGGATAGCCGCAGACTCATTTCACCTATTGTATTAAGTGTGTTTGATTCCCTGCTGAACTCCTGTATGTATGGTGTGATGCTGTTTGTTCTGCTGGATTTAGCTCAGGGACAGTTCCAGACAGAAAATTTAAAAGGGTATGTTTTGGTTTTGGTAACTGTTTTCTTGCTACGGTGCATTGTCCAGGCAATCAGCTTTACGCAGGCGCAGTGCCTCGGCCCTGATATTTCTTACAGGCTGCGCATAACGCTTGGTAACCATATTCGCAGCTTAAACTTGGGCTACTTTAATAAGAACAGTATCGGAAAATTAAGCGGAACGTTACTCACAGATGTGAACGACTTTGAAACTATTGTAACTCACTGCCTGTGTGATTTTATCAAGGTGATTTCCTTCACGGCGCTTTCCATGATAGCAGCGGTATTGATAAACTGGAAGTTTGGATTAGCAATCGCGCTTCTTGTGTTAATCGCCTTTCCGTTCCTTAGACTTTCTGGAAAGGTTTCGGAGAGAAATTATGAAAAGCTGCGGAATGCCAATCATAACGTTGTCTCTCGTATCGTTGAATACATCAGCGGAATCAAGACGTTCCACCTGTATACTCTGATTGGAAGCAGGTTTAGGCGTTTGGACGACGCGCTCCAAAATTTAAGACGGGAGTCTATTCGTACTGAGATATCCATTCTTCCTGCCGCACTGAGCTTTTCTTCCATCACGGCCATGATCGTGCCGGTCGCACTGATTTTAGGAACGTGGTTTTTAACCGCGCAGCACATGAACGCAGCCAGTTTTCTGCTTTTCGTGCTGCTGGCAATTTCCATATCCAGTATGATGACGGTACTGAGTTCCCTGTATCCGCAGGTGCGCTCCATTTCTAGGGCCGCAGACAATATCCTATCCGTTTTGGGTGAGAAGCCGCTTCCCTATGAGGCGGAAAAGCCGGATTTTAAGAACTATGAGATATCATTTCACGATGTTTCCTTCGGGTATACGAAAGAGAGTTCCGTGCTTCATAATCTATCATTTACCGCGCGTCCCGGCACCACAACGGCGTTGATCGGACCTTCCGGGTCCGGAAAAACTACCATTATAAGTTTAATCGCGCGTTTTTGGGATGTAACAGAGGGAAGTATTACGATTTGCTACGAAGATATTCGGAAGATCATGCCTGATACGTTAGCTCATCAAATGGCCATCGTATTTCAGGATGTCTATCTGCTTCAGGATACCGTTATTAACAATATCAAAATTGGCAATCCTTCGGCAACTAAAGAAGAAATCGTTGCCGCCGCCAAAGCTGCTCACTGCCATGATTTTATTATGGAAATGGAAAATGGATATGATACGATGATCGGGGAAGGCGGCTCCACCCTTTCCGGTGGTGAAAAGCAGCGTATTTCTATTGCGCGGGCACTTTTAAGGAACGCCCCGATCGTACTGCTGGATGAAACAACGTCTAGCTTAGATGCCGATAATGAAAAAGAAATTCAACATGCATTTGACCATCTTATGAAGGGAAAAACCGTATTGGTTATTGCGCATCGTCTGAAAACGATCATCAATGCGGACAATATCCTTGTATTGGACAAAGGACATATACGGGAATCAGGTACACATGACGAACTCATGCACCGAAACGGCTGGTATGCGCATATGATTGAGGAACAGCGAAAAGCCGAGCAATGGTCGGTCCAAAATTGA
- a CDS encoding NUDIX domain-containing protein codes for MKRYPETTVSAVIFNPQEKILLCKSHKWGNKYVIPGGHIELGEKMEESLKREILEETGLNIYDIKLIGLKESIFSDTFHEKKHFIFIDYKCKTDSSNVVLNNEAEEYEWADMQQIENYDLGGFTKELLMLLRDKNKTENCVEIFYNY; via the coding sequence ATGAAAAGATATCCTGAAACAACTGTTAGTGCAGTGATTTTTAATCCTCAAGAGAAAATACTTCTTTGCAAGTCTCACAAATGGGGCAATAAATATGTAATCCCGGGCGGGCATATTGAATTAGGAGAAAAAATGGAAGAGTCATTAAAACGGGAAATATTGGAGGAAACGGGGTTAAATATTTATGATATTAAACTGATAGGTCTTAAGGAAAGTATATTTAGTGATACATTCCACGAAAAAAAGCATTTTATTTTTATCGATTACAAGTGTAAGACCGATTCAAGTAATGTAGTCTTAAATAACGAAGCAGAAGAATATGAATGGGCAGATATGCAGCAGATTGAAAATTATGATTTGGGCGGATTTACAAAAGAGTTATTAATGCTGTTAAGGGATAAGAACAAGACTGAAAACTGTGTTGAGATTTTTTACAACTACTGA